A single genomic interval of Peribacillus sp. FSL H8-0477 harbors:
- a CDS encoding NAD(P)H-dependent flavin oxidoreductase — MNIKTNTNTRVEDILGINYPIIQAPMNWLTNAEFVSAVSEAGGLGVLGFNAGSLAKDETVSIEEKLRSEIREIRKLTEKPFGLNLYSPQEGMEKDNVYISSTLDVAFEEEVNIFVVVGEVNRAFFKEIKNRGGIIIFRELTPSVVSAKIAEDSGVDIIVATGYDEGGHIPQRQIGTFSIVPAIADAVDIPVLAAGGINDIRGVRAAFALGAQGVFVGTRFIVSEENPASEKAKQDIINSKSEDLLLVSGLQRSTPTKSAVELATMYQSGKSTGEVEQEINKRGGLRIGMLDGEVTKGIISVNTAIDMIKEKKTVKGIIDELMADFQ; from the coding sequence TTGAATATAAAAACAAACACAAACACAAGAGTAGAGGACATCTTAGGAATAAACTATCCAATTATTCAAGCACCAATGAATTGGCTTACAAATGCTGAATTTGTTTCGGCTGTTTCTGAAGCTGGTGGACTAGGTGTCTTAGGATTTAATGCGGGTTCACTTGCAAAAGATGAAACTGTATCTATAGAGGAAAAACTGAGAAGTGAGATTAGAGAAATTAGAAAGTTAACGGAGAAACCATTTGGTCTTAACTTGTATTCTCCACAAGAAGGGATGGAGAAAGATAACGTATATATAAGTTCAACACTTGATGTTGCTTTTGAAGAAGAGGTAAATATCTTTGTCGTGGTAGGAGAAGTTAATCGAGCCTTTTTTAAAGAAATAAAAAATCGTGGCGGCATTATAATCTTTAGAGAGTTAACACCATCAGTTGTTTCTGCAAAAATTGCGGAAGACAGCGGCGTTGATATCATTGTGGCTACAGGATACGACGAGGGAGGACATATCCCGCAGCGCCAAATAGGAACATTTTCTATCGTACCTGCTATTGCAGATGCGGTTGATATCCCCGTTCTTGCAGCAGGTGGAATTAATGATATTCGTGGTGTACGAGCTGCTTTTGCCCTTGGAGCTCAGGGAGTCTTTGTTGGAACACGCTTTATTGTATCTGAAGAGAATCCAGCTTCTGAGAAAGCGAAACAAGACATTATCAATTCTAAATCAGAAGACTTATTACTTGTTTCAGGGTTACAGCGTTCTACTCCCACTAAATCAGCGGTGGAATTAGCGACAATGTATCAGAGCGGAAAGTCTACTGGGGAAGTTGAACAAGAGATTAATAAGCGCGGCGGTCTTCGTATAGGAATGCTTGATGGGGAAGTTACAAAAGGGATCATATCTGTAAATACAGCGATTGATATGATTAAAGAAAAGAAAACAGTTAAGGGAATAATAGATGAATTAATGGCTGATTTCCAGTGA
- a CDS encoding SDR family NAD(P)-dependent oxidoreductase — translation MSRLAGKVAIVTGAGQGLGLSFAKALAKEGAKITIAEFNAETGEKAVEELKAMGAEALFVQCDVSNEEQVKDVVTKTVETFGTINILVNNAQASKPTASILETTYESMELAWKTGTVASFFFMQQCVPHMKESGYGRIINVCSDTGIDGMEKFAAYGSAKEAIRGLTRVAAREFGEFGITVNVVSPGALTPAAKLWMEKDPEGYRKTMDPVPLGRLGDPDVDIAPGVVFLASEEGRFMTGQTVFLNGGHTFGR, via the coding sequence ATGAGCAGATTAGCTGGAAAAGTTGCGATTGTAACAGGAGCAGGTCAAGGTTTAGGGCTATCGTTCGCGAAAGCGCTTGCTAAAGAAGGGGCGAAAATTACAATCGCTGAGTTCAATGCTGAAACAGGGGAAAAAGCTGTTGAAGAATTAAAAGCAATGGGTGCGGAAGCATTGTTTGTTCAGTGTGATGTTTCGAATGAAGAGCAAGTAAAAGATGTTGTGACTAAAACAGTTGAAACGTTCGGGACTATCAATATACTAGTCAATAATGCACAGGCATCAAAACCAACAGCTTCTATACTGGAAACTACATATGAATCAATGGAACTAGCCTGGAAAACAGGGACAGTCGCATCATTTTTCTTTATGCAGCAATGTGTCCCGCATATGAAAGAGTCAGGTTACGGTCGTATCATCAATGTATGTTCAGATACGGGCATTGATGGCATGGAAAAATTCGCTGCTTATGGTTCCGCAAAAGAAGCCATCCGTGGCTTAACACGAGTGGCAGCACGTGAATTTGGTGAATTTGGCATAACCGTAAATGTTGTTTCTCCAGGCGCACTGACACCTGCTGCGAAACTGTGGATGGAAAAAGATCCAGAAGGATACAGAAAAACAATGGACCCAGTGCCGTTGGGCCGTCTTGGTGATCCGGACGTTGATATAGCGCCAGGAGTTGTATTCTTAGCCAGTGAAGAAGGAAGATTTATGACAGGCCAGACTGTATTTTTAAATGGCGGGCATACATTCGGACGGTAA
- a CDS encoding CPCC family cysteine-rich protein, producing the protein MQRVKCPCCGFPTLDERDAYEICVLCKWQDDGQDDLNADEV; encoded by the coding sequence GTGCAACGTGTAAAGTGTCCTTGCTGTGGATTTCCGACATTAGATGAGCGTGATGCTTATGAGATATGTGTACTTTGTAAGTGGCAAGATGATGGACAAGACGATTTAAATGCGGATGAAGTGTGA
- a CDS encoding SMI1/KNR4 family protein, translating to MGKAIWEVEDEYFKLEPLTKEMIKKAEEKLKIKLPQSYITILNEQNGGSIKFNAYPTDVPTSWADDHINVDHILGIGPKDSIVQNEELIKEWDMPEGLILFNGDGHTWVAFDYRTVSSDPSIVYVDNEDDMIIKIADTFDEFLERLYTEEPEPFDDDDSQMKEYSKEDLEELIKQDNVEELSDALSYLSQFESDVSWVSKQFLQLSNHPNDYIRNDIANLVWNFLTYRLDDETIQDFIEIFKNDSDIDVRMYAEMISEKLNYSYEDLKRDLNFDTHVSFSYQDHIYHINKHSNKWHISDYEMDFQSFSTTEELLKQGTLEEKSLKEIWDHVKIL from the coding sequence ATGGGGAAAGCTATTTGGGAAGTGGAAGATGAATATTTCAAATTAGAACCATTAACTAAAGAGATGATAAAAAAAGCAGAAGAGAAACTGAAAATAAAATTACCACAATCGTATATTACTATTCTCAATGAACAGAATGGAGGATCTATTAAATTTAACGCGTACCCTACTGATGTACCAACATCGTGGGCTGATGACCATATTAATGTAGACCATATTTTAGGCATAGGGCCAAAAGATAGTATCGTGCAAAACGAAGAACTCATTAAAGAATGGGATATGCCCGAAGGACTCATTTTGTTTAATGGAGATGGACATACCTGGGTTGCTTTTGACTACCGGACTGTTTCTTCAGATCCTTCAATCGTTTATGTAGATAACGAAGACGATATGATTATAAAAATAGCTGATACTTTTGATGAATTTTTAGAACGGCTGTATACGGAAGAACCCGAACCTTTTGATGATGATGATTCTCAAATGAAGGAATACAGCAAAGAAGATTTGGAAGAGCTAATAAAACAAGATAATGTAGAGGAATTAAGTGATGCACTATCTTATCTATCACAATTTGAGTCTGATGTAAGTTGGGTGAGTAAACAGTTCTTACAATTAAGTAATCATCCGAATGACTATATAAGAAATGACATTGCTAATTTAGTATGGAACTTCTTAACCTATCGATTAGATGATGAAACAATTCAGGACTTTATAGAAATTTTCAAGAATGATTCCGATATCGATGTTCGCATGTATGCTGAGATGATTAGTGAAAAGCTTAACTATTCTTATGAAGATTTGAAAAGGGATTTGAATTTTGATACACATGTCAGTTTCTCATATCAAGACCATATCTACCACATTAATAAACATTCCAACAAATGGCATATCTCCGATTATGAAATGGATTTTCAATCGTTTAGTACAACTGAAGAACTACTAAAACAGGGGACATTGGAGGAAAAGTCATTAAAAGAAATTTGGGATCATGTGAAAATATTATAG